Genomic segment of Hymenobacter volaticus:
CGTGGCTCACCTGGTGGCGCTGATAGCTTATGACTTCATTGCCTATGCCCCAAAATTGGGCATCGAGCACAAGCTCCTCCTCTTTGCCGCCAGCCCGCCCTGGACGTATACCGACATGGCCAGCTTCGGGCGTACCCTGGCGCCGTGGCTGTGGTTTAAGGCGTACTGGGGGCCTGGGCGCTGCTGCTGGCCGTAGGGGCGCGGCTGTTCTGGGTGCGGGGCCGGGAAGCTGGTTTTGTTGCGCGGCGGCAGTTGGCTCGTCGGCGCTTTACGCGGCCCACGGCCATGGTTGCGGCGGCAGCGGTGGCCGGCATCCTGTTGCTTGGCGGCTTTATCTTCTACAACACCAACGTGCTGCATGACTACGCATCGGCCGCCGAAACCGCGGCCCAGCGCGCTACCTACGAGCAGCGCTACCGCCAATACCGGAACGCCCCTCAGCCCCTGCTGACCGGCGTAAAGCTGCAAGTGGAAATCTATCCCCAGCAGCGAGCAGTGGCGATAGAGGGCACTTATCGGCTGGTGAACCACAGCCCGGCACCCATCGACTCTATTCACCTGGCTACGGGAGCGGGCGTGGAAACCACCGCCATTACCTTCGACCAAACAGCCAAGGCAGTGCTCAGGGACGCGGAGCAGGGCTACTACGTGTACACCCTCGCCCGCCCTCTGGCCCCGGGCGACTCGCTGCGCCTGCGCTTTCAGGTAAAGCACCACGCCCAAGGCTTTGCCAACGACGGCGCTGAAGCACAAGTAACAACCAACGCTACCAGCTTCCGGAATTTAGAGTGGCTGCCAGTCATCGGGTACCAACCTTACCGGGAGCTGGATGAGGCCGGCGCCCGGAAAGCGTATGGCCTGCCTCCCCGGCCCGCCACCTACTCGCTCTACGACGGGGCGGCCCGCCGGTACGCCCCGTTTCCCGAGCAAATCCGCTTCGAGGCCGTCGTGGGGACGGATGCCGCCCAGACGGTGGTGGTGCCGGGCACCTTGCGCCGGACTTGGACCAACGTGGGCCGGCGCTACTTCCACTACGCCACGGAGACGCCCATCCGCAACGAATACGCCTTTTTCTCGGCCCGCTACGCGGTGCTGGAAGCGAAGTGGCGCAACCCGGCGGCCGGCCCGGAACAAGAGGTCGCCATCCAGATTTACTATCCCCCGGGGCTGACGGCGAACCCGGCGCGCATGGTCCGGAGCGCGCAGGCGTCGCTAAACTATTACGCCAAGCAGTTTGGGCCTTATCCGCACCGGCAGCTACGTTTTGTGACCCATCCTAGCTACGGCTTCGGCCACCACGCCGCGCCCATAAACATCACGGCGGAGGAAGGCTTTTTCCTGCTTAACCCGAAGGCCGACGAGCGGGGCTTTGACCTGGTGACGGCCGTGGTAGCGCACGAAGTAGCGCACCAGTGGTGGGGCAATCAGCTCAAACAAGCCTACGTAGAGGGCGCCGGCCTAATTAGCGAAAGTTTGGCGTGGTACTCGGCCATGGGCGTGCTGGAAGACAAATACGGTGCCGAGCACCTGCAGGCACTGCTGCGTTTCCTGCGGGAAGAAAATGAAACCCCGCGCACCCGCGCTGCCAAGCCGCTGTTGCAAGCCGACGATTGGTACCAGAACTACCGCAAAGGTCCCTTGGCGCTGTACGCCCTGAGCCAATACATAGGCCGGGACCGGGTCAACGGAGCGCTCCGAGAGTTGCTCTCGAATCATCGCCCCGGGACGCGTCCCTTCGCTACCTCGCTGGACCTTTACCAAGAGCTGCAAACGGCCACGCCCGACTCGCTCCAACCACTGCTGCACGACCTGTTTCAAGCCAACACCTTTTGGGAGCTGAAGACGGAAACCGCCACCGCCAAACCCCTGAAGGAAGGCACCTGGCAGGTGACGCTCACCCTGCAGGCCCGCAAGCTGGTCGTGGACAGCGCCGGCACCGAGACAAAGCTACCGATGAAAGAGTGGGTGGAAATCGGCGTCTTCGCGGCGGCAGAGGAGGGCAAGGAAAGAGGGAAGCTGCTTTACCTGCAAAAACATCTTATCGAATCCGGCCAGCAGAGCTTAACCGTGACGGTACCAGATAAACCTGCCCAGGCTGCCTTCGACCCTAACTACCTCCTAGTTGACTGGAATCTCATTGATAACTCTAAAGAGGTGCAGGTGGCAAAGTAGAAGTGTCCAAAAAGTAGTGGCTTCACACGAGTCTACGGATATAGTATAGGGAGTAACAATGCGACAGTAGTGCTAGGTAGTAGGGGGCATCCACTTGTAAGGGGTGTTTGCAGCAAGGGCCTAGGCGTCACGCCTTGCATGGAGCGAAATTTACCTCGTTGCAGCTAATGATGCGAAGCCCTACTAGGCGGCACGCAGCAGAGGCGCACGCGGCCAGGCCGTTTCCAAGGCACCATTTTTCTCGTTCAGTCCTAGCAACTCGACACGCTTTTCTGGTCGGTTCAGCTGGCCGAAACGAAGTGGATGCATCGTAGAGAGACGTTTCCTAGGCACCCTACTAGGAGTTTGAACTCACCAAAACACGATACCCAGTAGCCAAACATAGCGGGAATAACACCGTCACTTTTCCAAAGCATAACCACCCCTACTTCCTGCTGTTTGTTTTCTTCTACGGTGGAAGGGGCTGGCATTGCATACCGCCTCCTAGTTATCCGCCTTGCCGGAGGAGCGCCGGCCACCTGCAACCGGCCTGAGGCGGTTGCAGGTGGCCATCAATCGTTGACACTCGGAACTGGCAACACCTCTAACCTACTGCAATCGAGTTGAGCCAGGACTTCGTCTACGCCATAGCGGGGCACCCACCCCAAGCCTCGCGCCGCCTGCGTAGACACATAGATGCGGTCAAGCGAGGCCGGCACGCGCCAGCCGCGCGTCCGAAAAGCTGCTACTACCCGGGCGCCCGCTCTTGCAGGACCGCTTCCAGATTGGTAGCCACTCGGGCACAGTCCTCCTCCCTAAAGGGCACCTGCCCCGAAATAATGTAACGCTGATAGGCAGGGCCTGCATTGTGTAGGGCCGCCACATGGGCCCGGGCGGCATCGCGCACATCCAAGCCCCGCGAGAGGCGGTAGAGTGCCATCTGGTCCGCCCTTTCGGGAAAGCATCGCCCTATGCGCAGCACGCGCACTGCGAGCGTAGGGCCCGCCGCCGCTTCCAGCAAGGCTTCGGCAGCCAGTTTGGTGCGATGGTAAATGCTGCGGGGCCGCGGCGGGGTGTCCTCGGTCACCCAAGCTGCCCTACCTTGCTCCAGGCCTTGCCCAAATAAGGCGGTCGTACTGGTAAACACCAGCCGCGGCACGCCCATGAGCTGGGCGGCGGCCAGCACAAGGCGAGTACCCTCAGTATTTATGCGCTCGAACTCGCTATCCGGCACCAGGCCCACGTGCGGGGCATGTAGGGCCGCGGTATGAATAACTGCCTCGGCTCCCTGCAGGACATTGGCTAATAAATCCGCGTCGACGAAATCGGCCACCAGTTGCGTGGTAGCGAAGGGGATGCGGTCGATACCGACCACGTCGTGCTCAGTAGCCAGTTGGTGGTAGATGGCGCGCCCCAGGCGGCCGGAACTACCCGTTAGGACAATTTTCATGCTCCTGCAGATAAATCTTCTACTTGTTAACTGAGAAAGACACAGTCTTTTCCGAGAAACTAGTAAAGGTTTTCCCATCGTACCGAGATAAACCAGTATTTCTGGTACCTACCCAAATATTTCCCGTTCTATCTTCCAAAATCGACCAAACATCATTATCAATTAAGCCGTCTCTTGTGGTGAAACAAGTGAACGACTTTCCGTCGTATCGGCAAACTCCTCGCCTACCGCCACCAAACCAAAGATTACCTTTCCTGTCCTCGATAATTCGCGTAATAGGACTGATTGGGCCAGTAGATAAGGCATCAAGTTTTATAAATAATTTGCCATCATAACGGTAGGCTCCTTTCCAGCTGCTAAACCAGATGTTTCCTTGCTTATCCTGCAAAGCAGGCCAGGCCCACGAGTCACCATCTACTGTGAAATTGGTTATGGCTTTACCATCGTAACGAAACACCCCTTTGTTCGTCCGGCCACCAAACCAAATGTTACCTGCTTTATCTTCTAGAGTACGTTCTACACTATAGTTACCGCTCAAAAAACCACTCCCCTCCTTACCTATAAACGGGGTAAAGGATTTGCCATCGTAGGTGTAAACACCGTCATTAGTCGCGAACCATAATTTGCCGCCCTTGTCCTGCATGATACTGAATACAGTATTCGTGTTAGGGTCCTTGTTGGGAGGCAGGTTTTTCCGTAAAGGAAGCTGGACTTTAGCGAATGTCTTCCCATCGTAAAGACAAACTCCCGCTTCGGTACCGATCCAAATCTTGCCGTCTTTATCTTCCAGAAGGCAGGAAATCCTGTTGCTGTTTAGGCCATGAGTTACCGTGAATTGGCGAAACGATTTTCCGTCATATTTATACACGCCTTCGCTGGTAGTACCAAACCACAGGTTCCCTGCTTTGTCTTGGATACTGCTGTTAACATTGTCCCCGGGTTGTGAGCCTTGGGTTTTTATAAGTTGGGGATGATGAGCAGACGTTATTTTTGCTTCCCTCCCCTTTGCTTCTGGTAAGTCTTTCTCTGCTTGTTTCTTACAGGAAGTCAACCCAACTGTCAACACAAGAAAAAGAGTTTCCTTGAATGGCGGTGGTGTCATGGCATTGTTTTATCAGCACGAGAGTTAACTAGGAGCATTCCCCAAGTTGCGTGAAAGCAACTAAGGAAGGCAGAGCCATCTCCTAAGAAACGAAAAGTGCCGACTAGTGCTGAACTTCTCACCAGGAAAACCCATCATCGAAAATCTTGAACCACGGGCCTCTGCTGGCAGTCAACAAGGAAGTTGTGCTGTAGTATCTTGCCCGTCTGGTTACTGGAGCCTATTTACACACAACGTCGGGTAATTGCCACTCCCTCTACAGTGAGAGACGCTCTTCTCCTCGCACGTCTTGGACGAGCAACTGAAACGCCCGGATAATCTCCACGGTGTCCATACTCGTCGCCACGCTATGGAAGCCTTGCGCAAATCGCTGCCGCGCCCGCGTGCGATCGGCGTAGATGAAGCAGTATTTGCCTGCTGTTTGGCAGGCGGCCAAGATGCGCTGCAACGCAGCTTGCACCACGTCGGCCTCGAACTGAGCCGGCGCTCCCAGGGCGATGGACAGATCAAAGGGCCCAATGAACAGGCCATCCACGCCCGCTAGATTCACAATTTCTTCCACTTGCTCCAGGCACTCGCGGGTTTCGCATTGGGGCAGCAGTAGCGTCTCGCGATTGCAGCTCTCCAGGTAAGACCCCAGGTCTTGGAGCGCGGGCGAGTACGTGAAGGCCGAGGTTCGGGACGGACCAAAGCCGCGCTCGCCCAGCGGCGCGTATTTGCCGTATTGAACGATACGCCGGACCTCGTCCACCGTTTTGACGGCGGGAATAACAAGCCCCTGCGCGCCCTGGTCGAGTAGGTTCATCACGGAGGCGCGGGAGGCATCCTTCACGCGCACCAACGGAGTAAGCTGGTGGCGTTCGGCGGCCAGGATCTGCGCGGCGGCGCCCGCCAGGCTCCCGGGGCCATGTTCCAGATCGAGGACGACATAGTCGAGCCCGGCCAGGGCCAAGCATTCGATGATGGTCGTTCCCGCGAGTTGGACAAACGTGCCGAGGGCGGGAGTTCCCTGCTGCAATCGAGCGCGAAGTGTGTTGTGCATCTGGGCGGAGTGGCGTTAGTGGGCCGCAGGCGGCCGCCGAAAGATGAGGATTTAGCGCGGACCCTGCCGCATTCCCCTCGCATTTTCCTACGGCTACCGGCCCACTAGCCGGTTCCTCTTGGAAAGGGTAGTTACCGAAATAACAGAAAGAACGCTACTGCGCCTGGCCCGAGCGCTGCGGTCTGGGAGCGGGCAAGGGACCCGTACTACCCACTTGGAATTCTACACGACAACTCTCGTTTTCCAGGACCAGTGAGGAGTGCTTAATGACGATTGTCAGCGGCTCAGTATTGGGACAAGGTCTGCAGCTGCCCGCTGGAGGATATGGGCTCTACCAGGTGTCTTAACGACCCTGGCCGGGGTTGCCCTGGTGGGGGCAGCGACCCTGTGCCGGGGCCTAAGCGGGCGAAAAGTGGACGTGTGTACGTCGGCCGGTTCACTATCCAAAGCGACCAGTTGTATTTTGCAGAGGGGCTTGGTTCTGGGCCGCCAGCGGCAGGGCCAGCCGGCAACTCAGAGTGATATTCTTTTAAGTAGATACTATCACAGGTCAAACCGGCTGTCCTTGCGAGTTTGAATAAGAAGTCATACTCGTACGATGGCGCTCAACAGGTGCGATTATTTCGCTACGCCCGCAAGGACAGCTGTTTTACTTAATTCCATCAACTAGCATTTAGGCCGGCATAATCTTTAGCGCGTAGGCAATAGCGTTGGGTTTTGAGGTTGGCAGCACCACGGCCAAGCCATCTGTGGTATGCTTAAACTTGCGCTTGCTTAACACTAGGCTTGCCTATTCCCTACCCAATCGTTCATGCTTCTGCCTGATCGGTGGTGTGGTTCGGACTTTTCCCACTACTACCCTTGCTTTAGGGTTTCCCTAAAATAGACGAGGGGCCACGTCCTAGCCTGAACGTTGCCCCTCTACGCTCTTTTCCTGCTGGTAAGAGTGCTCCGACAAATATAAGGGACATTTTATTAACATAGTTCAATAAAATTAATAAAATTATAAAAAAGATAGAGTTATGCGACCCTTATGGGCAGGCCTGCCCCTATGATTCAGGAGTCGAAATAATGACTCAACCACTCCTAGTCAGACTTTCTAGGAAAGCGTTTCTGATAGCAGTTAAGTACGTATAAACCACAATAAATGTAGTTCAGCTTGTGCGGTAACTACGGACAGCAGAACTTTGTATCCGTACTTATCCTAGCTATTCGTGCTTATTACTACCGCTTCCTTATCTGCCGAGCAGGCGCGCCGCTTGGCAATCTATTTTGCGTTCCAATATCCCGCTCAGCCTTTTCTGACGGCCACTCCCTACCAGCATCTGTTACTGGAAACGTTTCTGCGCGGACAACTAAGTATGGACCAAGTTCTGGTACACTTAGAAGCCCATGAATACGAGCGGGAGCGGCAACCGACAATCGCCTTGGCGTAAGCCGGGCAGTGCTTTCTAACGGGAACACGAAAGATTTACTCCTGGCAACCAT
This window contains:
- a CDS encoding HpcH/HpaI aldolase family protein, coding for MHNTLRARLQQGTPALGTFVQLAGTTIIECLALAGLDYVVLDLEHGPGSLAGAAAQILAAERHQLTPLVRVKDASRASVMNLLDQGAQGLVIPAVKTVDEVRRIVQYGKYAPLGERGFGPSRTSAFTYSPALQDLGSYLESCNRETLLLPQCETRECLEQVEEIVNLAGVDGLFIGPFDLSIALGAPAQFEADVVQAALQRILAACQTAGKYCFIYADRTRARQRFAQGFHSVATSMDTVEIIRAFQLLVQDVRGEERLSL
- a CDS encoding ligand-binding sensor domain-containing protein, encoding MTPPPFKETLFLVLTVGLTSCKKQAEKDLPEAKGREAKITSAHHPQLIKTQGSQPGDNVNSSIQDKAGNLWFGTTSEGVYKYDGKSFRQFTVTHGLNSNRISCLLEDKDGKIWIGTEAGVCLYDGKTFAKVQLPLRKNLPPNKDPNTNTVFSIMQDKGGKLWFATNDGVYTYDGKSFTPFIGKEGSGFLSGNYSVERTLEDKAGNIWFGGRTNKGVFRYDGKAITNFTVDGDSWAWPALQDKQGNIWFSSWKGAYRYDGKLFIKLDALSTGPISPITRIIEDRKGNLWFGGGRRGVCRYDGKSFTCFTTRDGLIDNDVWSILEDRTGNIWVGTRNTGLSRYDGKTFTSFSEKTVSFSVNK
- a CDS encoding M1 family metallopeptidase, which gives rise to MRGREAGFVARRQLARRRFTRPTAMVAAAAVAGILLLGGFIFYNTNVLHDYASAAETAAQRATYEQRYRQYRNAPQPLLTGVKLQVEIYPQQRAVAIEGTYRLVNHSPAPIDSIHLATGAGVETTAITFDQTAKAVLRDAEQGYYVYTLARPLAPGDSLRLRFQVKHHAQGFANDGAEAQVTTNATSFRNLEWLPVIGYQPYRELDEAGARKAYGLPPRPATYSLYDGAARRYAPFPEQIRFEAVVGTDAAQTVVVPGTLRRTWTNVGRRYFHYATETPIRNEYAFFSARYAVLEAKWRNPAAGPEQEVAIQIYYPPGLTANPARMVRSAQASLNYYAKQFGPYPHRQLRFVTHPSYGFGHHAAPINITAEEGFFLLNPKADERGFDLVTAVVAHEVAHQWWGNQLKQAYVEGAGLISESLAWYSAMGVLEDKYGAEHLQALLRFLREENETPRTRAAKPLLQADDWYQNYRKGPLALYALSQYIGRDRVNGALRELLSNHRPGTRPFATSLDLYQELQTATPDSLQPLLHDLFQANTFWELKTETATAKPLKEGTWQVTLTLQARKLVVDSAGTETKLPMKEWVEIGVFAAAEEGKERGKLLYLQKHLIESGQQSLTVTVPDKPAQAAFDPNYLLVDWNLIDNSKEVQVAK